In Pyrus communis chromosome 1, drPyrComm1.1, whole genome shotgun sequence, the following are encoded in one genomic region:
- the LOC137735705 gene encoding uncharacterized protein isoform X1 — translation MGGGGGRGRGGSRTQRRHFRQNRENVWKRSKSDPSSENNNENNGENRGWEPFATQNPAFDEYYKEQGIVSPEEWDAFNEVLRRPLPAAFRINSSSQFCSDIRRQLENDFMISLQSEISEGGEPQPIRPLPWYPENLAWHSNFSRMQLRKNQTLERFHEFLKLENEIGNITRQEAVSMVPPLFLDVRPDHFVLDMCAAPGSKTFQLIEVIHRSMKPGSLPDGLVVANDLDVQRCNLLIHQTKRMCTANLIVTNHEAQHFPGCRVKSSASEIGAEMEPPISQLVFDRVLCDVPCSGDGTLRKAPDIWRKWHAGLGNGVHPLQIHIAMRGLSLLKVGGRMVYSTCSMNPVENEAVVAEILRRGGGSVELIDVSSELPHLVRRPGLKKWKIHDKGRWLPSHKNVSKYRKNVIVPSMFPSGRSFTEPTDSNDNMEVEEKHENGGNGNVEDALQSTDDPAAVPNEQEEEVSDFPLERCMRIVPHDQNGGAFFIAVFHKHSALPANQGKPNSLKEDLGSRNDEPQVELQNQGTEGTNGMVASLEDGTDETFLEAASEVELIKEEPDGASLELDPSVTLEENVSEEAQEPVDEETEPKKAGGKRKKQCQGKWRGVDPVVFFKDEATINSIKTFYGINESFPFNDHLVTRNTDANHVKRIYYISKSVKDVLELNFSVGQQLKITSIGLKMFERQTAREGNLAPCLFRISSEGLPLILPYITKQILCASLVDFKHLLEYKSIKFADFVDSEFGRKASGIMSGCCVIVLSKDGEATSGPIEVDKSTIAIGCWKGRSSLSVMITAIDCQELQERLLARMETENEPSEKRDEASNVSRDEVQDVKDIEKNVDEESITLASEG, via the exons ATGGGAGGCGGCGGCGGCAGAGGCAGAGGAGGTTCTCGCACTCAGCGACGCCACTTCCGTCAGAACCGAGAGAACGTTTGGAAGCGTTCCAAGTCTGATCCTTCGTCTGAAAACAACAATGAAAACAATGGAGAAAATCGTGGTTGGGAGCCGTTTGCCACTCAAAACCCCGCATTCGATGAATATTACAAG GAGCAAGGGATAGTGAGCCCAGAAGAGTGGGATGCATTCAATGAAGTTCTTCGAAGGCCGTTGCCTGCTGCTTTTAGAATCAATTCAAG TAGCCAATTTTGTTCGGATATCCGAAGGCAGTTGGAGAATGACTTTATGATCTCTTTGCAATCTGAG ATAAGTGAAGGGGGTGAACCACAGCCTATTAGGCCATTACCTTGGTACCCCGAGAATCTAGCTTGGCATTCAAATTTTTCTCGCATGCAACTGAGGAAGAACCAAACACTTGAGAG GTTTCATGAGTTCTTAAAGCTTGAAAATGAGATCGGAAACATCACAAGACAGGAGGCTGTCAGCATG GTACCTCCACTATTCCTTGATGTACGCCCAGATCATTTTGTACTTGATA TGTGCGCTGCACCAGGTTCAAAAACATTCCAATTAATTGAGGTAATACACCGATCAATGAAACCAGGATCTCTACCTGATGGATTG GTTGTAGCAAATGATCTTGATGTCCAAAGATGTAATCTACTCAtccatcaaacaaaaagaatgTGCACAGCCAACTTGATAGTCACAAATCATGAAGCTCAACACTTTCCTGGTTGCCGGGTAAAGTCTAGTGCTTCTGAAATAGGAGCTGAAATGGAGCCACCTATCAGCCAACTTGTCTTCGATCGTGTTTTATGTGATGTCCCTTGCAGTGGAGACGGTACCCTTCGCAAGGCTCCTGATATCTGGAGGAAATG GCATGCTGGACTGGGCAATGGGGTTCATCCTCTACAAATTCACATAGCTATGCGAG GTTTATCGCTGCTTAAAGTTGGCGGAAGAATGGTGTACTCTACCTGCTCCATGAATCCAGTTGAAAATGAAGCTGTGGTTGCTGAG ATTTTGCGGAGAGGTGGTGGGTCTGTTGAGCTTATTGATGTCTCTAGTGAGCTTCCCCATCTTGTTCGGAGGCCAGGTCTTAAAAAATGGAAG ATACATGACAAGGGTAGGTGGTTACCTTCCCACAAAAATGTCAGCAAATATCGGAAAAATGTCATTGTTCCCAGCATGTTTCCTTCTGGAAGAAGCTTTACAGAACCAACGGACAGTAATGATAATATGGAAGTGGAAGAAAAACATGAGAATGGTGGCAATGGAAATGTTGAAGATGCATTGCAGTCAACTGATGATCCTGCAGCTGTACCCAACGAACAAGAGGAGGAAGTTTCTGATTTTCCACTAGAACGCTGCATGAGGATAGTCCCGCATGATCAAAATGGAGGAGCTTTCTTCATTGCTGTCTTCCACAAACATTCTGCTTTGCCAG CCAATCAGGGGAAACCTAATAGTCTGAAAGAGGACTTGGGCTCTAGAAATGACGAGCCGCAGGTAGAATTACAAAATCAGGGTACTGAAGGTACAAATGGGATGGTGGCTAGTTTGGAAGATGGTACAGATGAGACTTTTTTAGAAGCAGCTTCAGAGGTAGAGTTAATAAAGGAAGAACCAGATGGGGCGTCTTTGGAGCTTGATCCTTCTGTCACGCTTGAAGAAAATGTATCGGAGGAAGCCCAGGAGCCTGTTGATGAGGAAACAGAACCCAAGAAAGCtggaggaaagagaaagaagcagTGTCAAGGCAAGTGGAGAGGAGTGGACCCTGTTGTTTTCTTTAAAGATGAAGCTACCATTAATAGCATAAAGACATTCTATGGCATTAATGAATCGTTTCCCTTCAATGACCACCTTGTCACAAGAAACACCGATGCTAATCATGTGAAAAGAATTTACTACATCTCAAAGTCAGTCAAAGATGTTCTTGAGCTGAATTTCTCCGTTGGACAGCAACTTAAGATAACATCCATTGGGCTTAAGATGTTT GAACGACAAACTGCAAGAGAAGGAAATTTGGCGCCTTGTTTATTCCGGATATCATCAGAAGGATTGCCACTTATTCTTCCGTACATAACCAAACAGATTCTATGTGCATCCCTCGTTGACTTTAAACATCTTCTTGAGTACAAATCTATCAAGTTTGCTGATTTTGTTGATTCTGAGTTCGGTCGGAAGGCATCAGGCATAATGTCAGGATGCTGTGTGATAGTTTTGAGTAAAG ATGGCGAGGCCACGTCGGGTCCTATTGAAGTAGACAAGTCAACAATAGCCATTGGATGCTGGAAAGGTAGGTCCAGTTTGTCTGTGATGATCACTGCAATTGACTGCCAAGAACTGCAAGAAAGGCTTTTGGCGCGCATGGAAACTGAAAATGAGCCTTCGGAGAAGAGAGACGAGGCTTCTAATGTCAGCAGGGATGAGGTACAGGACGTAAAGGATATAGAAAAGAACGTTGACGAGGAAAGCATCACGCTTGCATCAGAGGGTTAA
- the LOC137735705 gene encoding uncharacterized protein isoform X2, protein MKPGSLPDGLVVANDLDVQRCNLLIHQTKRMCTANLIVTNHEAQHFPGCRVKSSASEIGAEMEPPISQLVFDRVLCDVPCSGDGTLRKAPDIWRKWHAGLGNGVHPLQIHIAMRGLSLLKVGGRMVYSTCSMNPVENEAVVAEILRRGGGSVELIDVSSELPHLVRRPGLKKWKIHDKGRWLPSHKNVSKYRKNVIVPSMFPSGRSFTEPTDSNDNMEVEEKHENGGNGNVEDALQSTDDPAAVPNEQEEEVSDFPLERCMRIVPHDQNGGAFFIAVFHKHSALPANQGKPNSLKEDLGSRNDEPQVELQNQGTEGTNGMVASLEDGTDETFLEAASEVELIKEEPDGASLELDPSVTLEENVSEEAQEPVDEETEPKKAGGKRKKQCQGKWRGVDPVVFFKDEATINSIKTFYGINESFPFNDHLVTRNTDANHVKRIYYISKSVKDVLELNFSVGQQLKITSIGLKMFERQTAREGNLAPCLFRISSEGLPLILPYITKQILCASLVDFKHLLEYKSIKFADFVDSEFGRKASGIMSGCCVIVLSKDGEATSGPIEVDKSTIAIGCWKGRSSLSVMITAIDCQELQERLLARMETENEPSEKRDEASNVSRDEVQDVKDIEKNVDEESITLASEG, encoded by the exons ATGAAACCAGGATCTCTACCTGATGGATTG GTTGTAGCAAATGATCTTGATGTCCAAAGATGTAATCTACTCAtccatcaaacaaaaagaatgTGCACAGCCAACTTGATAGTCACAAATCATGAAGCTCAACACTTTCCTGGTTGCCGGGTAAAGTCTAGTGCTTCTGAAATAGGAGCTGAAATGGAGCCACCTATCAGCCAACTTGTCTTCGATCGTGTTTTATGTGATGTCCCTTGCAGTGGAGACGGTACCCTTCGCAAGGCTCCTGATATCTGGAGGAAATG GCATGCTGGACTGGGCAATGGGGTTCATCCTCTACAAATTCACATAGCTATGCGAG GTTTATCGCTGCTTAAAGTTGGCGGAAGAATGGTGTACTCTACCTGCTCCATGAATCCAGTTGAAAATGAAGCTGTGGTTGCTGAG ATTTTGCGGAGAGGTGGTGGGTCTGTTGAGCTTATTGATGTCTCTAGTGAGCTTCCCCATCTTGTTCGGAGGCCAGGTCTTAAAAAATGGAAG ATACATGACAAGGGTAGGTGGTTACCTTCCCACAAAAATGTCAGCAAATATCGGAAAAATGTCATTGTTCCCAGCATGTTTCCTTCTGGAAGAAGCTTTACAGAACCAACGGACAGTAATGATAATATGGAAGTGGAAGAAAAACATGAGAATGGTGGCAATGGAAATGTTGAAGATGCATTGCAGTCAACTGATGATCCTGCAGCTGTACCCAACGAACAAGAGGAGGAAGTTTCTGATTTTCCACTAGAACGCTGCATGAGGATAGTCCCGCATGATCAAAATGGAGGAGCTTTCTTCATTGCTGTCTTCCACAAACATTCTGCTTTGCCAG CCAATCAGGGGAAACCTAATAGTCTGAAAGAGGACTTGGGCTCTAGAAATGACGAGCCGCAGGTAGAATTACAAAATCAGGGTACTGAAGGTACAAATGGGATGGTGGCTAGTTTGGAAGATGGTACAGATGAGACTTTTTTAGAAGCAGCTTCAGAGGTAGAGTTAATAAAGGAAGAACCAGATGGGGCGTCTTTGGAGCTTGATCCTTCTGTCACGCTTGAAGAAAATGTATCGGAGGAAGCCCAGGAGCCTGTTGATGAGGAAACAGAACCCAAGAAAGCtggaggaaagagaaagaagcagTGTCAAGGCAAGTGGAGAGGAGTGGACCCTGTTGTTTTCTTTAAAGATGAAGCTACCATTAATAGCATAAAGACATTCTATGGCATTAATGAATCGTTTCCCTTCAATGACCACCTTGTCACAAGAAACACCGATGCTAATCATGTGAAAAGAATTTACTACATCTCAAAGTCAGTCAAAGATGTTCTTGAGCTGAATTTCTCCGTTGGACAGCAACTTAAGATAACATCCATTGGGCTTAAGATGTTT GAACGACAAACTGCAAGAGAAGGAAATTTGGCGCCTTGTTTATTCCGGATATCATCAGAAGGATTGCCACTTATTCTTCCGTACATAACCAAACAGATTCTATGTGCATCCCTCGTTGACTTTAAACATCTTCTTGAGTACAAATCTATCAAGTTTGCTGATTTTGTTGATTCTGAGTTCGGTCGGAAGGCATCAGGCATAATGTCAGGATGCTGTGTGATAGTTTTGAGTAAAG ATGGCGAGGCCACGTCGGGTCCTATTGAAGTAGACAAGTCAACAATAGCCATTGGATGCTGGAAAGGTAGGTCCAGTTTGTCTGTGATGATCACTGCAATTGACTGCCAAGAACTGCAAGAAAGGCTTTTGGCGCGCATGGAAACTGAAAATGAGCCTTCGGAGAAGAGAGACGAGGCTTCTAATGTCAGCAGGGATGAGGTACAGGACGTAAAGGATATAGAAAAGAACGTTGACGAGGAAAGCATCACGCTTGCATCAGAGGGTTAA
- the LOC137735722 gene encoding ras-related protein Rab11D, protein MASYGDASQKIDYVFKVVLIGDSAVGKSQILARFARNEFSLDSKATIGVEFQTRTLLIEHKSVKAQIWDTAGQERYRAVTSAYYRGAVGAMLVYDITKRQTFDHIPRWLEELRSHADKNIVIILIGNKSDLENQRAVPTEDAKEFAQKEGLFFLETSALEATNVENAFSTVLTEIFNIVNKKSLAANENQANGSPPSLTGKKILVPGPAQVIPAKSKVCCTS, encoded by the exons ATGGCGAGTTATGGGGATGCGAGCCAGAAGATAGACTACGTGTTCAAGGTGGTGCTGATAGGGGACTCTGCGGTGGGCAAGTCTCAGATTCTGGCCAGGTTTGCCCGGAACGAGTTTAGCTTGGACTCCAAGGCCACCATCGGCGTCGAGTTCCAGACTCGGACCCTCCTCATCGAGCACAAGAGTGTCAAGGCCCAGATCTGGGACACTGCTGGACAAGaacg ATATAGAGCAGTTACAAGTGCGTACTACAGGGGTGCTGTTGGGGCAATGCTGGTATATGATATAACCAAACGCCAGACCTTTGACCACATACCACGCTGGCTGGAAGAACTGCGTAGCCATGCCGACAAGAACATAGTCATCATTCTGATAGGCAACAAAAGTGATCTTGAGAACCAGCGTGCAGTCCCCACTGAAGATGCCAAAGAATTTGCCCAAAAGGAAGGCCTTTTCTTCTTGGAGACCTCAGCACTGGAAGCAACAAATGTGGAGAATGCTTTCTCGACTGTGTTGACAGAGATATTCAACATTGTTAACAAGAAAAGCCTTGCTGCCAACGAAAATCAAGCTAATGGAAGCCCTCCATCTTTGACTGGTAAGAAGATCCTTGTCCCAGGCCCTGCACAAGTAATCCCGGCTAAGAGCAAGGTGTGCTGTACATCGTGA